The following proteins are encoded in a genomic region of Oncorhynchus gorbuscha isolate QuinsamMale2020 ecotype Even-year linkage group LG11, OgorEven_v1.0, whole genome shotgun sequence:
- the LOC124048092 gene encoding myocardin-like isoform X2: MNAVKTTELSVHSKENRQSPGHLKTKEDNEDPQDKKDLSNHTTRKKPSTNVSKKVLQFRLQQRRTGKQLADQGIMPLKHGTLPKQEDSYAFEEDSSSDSLSPEQIHSSSLSPEQPHSDESQGSACPSFEAMGSTPSSSSSPALTRPRQGCQNRDPSDQSQEDGLSVANDRRSAAPPAVVNSKTPDKNRHKKPKDVKPKVKKLKYHQYIPPDQKAEKSPPPMDSAYTRLLQQQQLFLQLQILSQQKHAHTHSHTHSQYTHSRHAQHTQQRQHSFNYQPLHQPALAQKQSSEQLMVCTSSVPTNTVNSSSLSSVKTTYSGQTNVSSVKPAPLPPNLDDLKVSELRQQLRIRGMPVSGTKMALIERLCPFKDHTSSPSHSGSNDITTITFPVTPTGSLSSYQSPSSSSTLSQGGYYPYPSTSSTPPISPASSDLSLSGSLPDSFSGMPMSSSPLFCIQPSPGQLSAEEGQGGGGLSGVGLQGGEVEGMEREKDKILVEKQKVIEELTWKLHQEQRQVEELKMQLHKRKRCHGATQEGVLAPSQPHHLPLQHFFGVTVKQEPMSLSSSCPFSSPKHLKSPPGSCMEEMGHFGASLPSMGDPDGPRCLDQTPSSGSPSGMCAFLSPQCSPEDSPITKKSNSPQPSSPNNPYLLSMPLGRDRCSQPLNQASTRPCNMQIHQKNEGQAVNCSYPSDQRGLQSALPNSADNSLNHMVNLQSKNPNMQQIPILPCPQHVGQKCPVSSPAFCSSDSAASDSRQPPCYEDAVKQQLTRSQQMDELLDVLIESGVSPGTTDLADPKFHRRHYEHLSPSQLNYDHTANHIADSHLETLLGSPLGRGGEVALLKMVIEESGQGEEGDIGLEGYPGPNHHHQDKLLSNRGLMETPTPLSPIHSKVTSVAEVQGMVGMTFSESPWETMEWLDLTPPSLATGFSSVPPTGSSIFNTEFLDVTDINLNTAMDLHLEHW; the protein is encoded by the exons TTCTGCAGTTCAGACTCCAGCAGAGGAGGACTGGAAAGCAGCTTGCAGACCAGGGAATCATGCCTC TAAAACATGGGACACTTCCTAAGCAGGAGGACTCGTATGCATTCGAGGAGGACAGCAGCAGTGACAGTCTGTCTCCAGAGCAAATCCACAGCAGCAGTCTGTCTCCAGAGCAACCCCACAGTGACGAATCCCAGGGGTCCGCATGCCCCTCATTTGAAGCCATGGGcagcaccccctcctcctcctcatcaccagCCCTCACTAGACCTAGACAG GGGTGTCAGAACAGAGACCCGTCTGATCAGAGCCAGGAAGATGGCTTGTCTGTGGCTAACGATAGGCGGTCTGCAGCCCCACCGGCCGTAGTCAAC TCTAAGACCCCAGACAAGAACCGCCACAAAAAGCCCAAAGACGTGAAGCCTAAGGTGAAGAAGCTGAAGTACCACCAGTACATCCCTCCAGACCAGAAGGCCGAGAAGTCCCCTCCTCCCATGGACTCTGCCTATACCAGGCTCCTGCAGCAACAACAGCTCTTCCTACAGCTGCAGATCCTCAGCCAAcagaaacatgcacacacacattcgcACACACACTCGCAGTACACACACTCCCGACATgcccaacacacacagcaacgcCAGCATAGCTTCAACTACCAGCCTCTGCACCAGCCGGCCCTAGCCCAGAA ACAATCCAGTGAGCAGCTGATGGTGTGTACCTCGAGTGTTCCTACTAACACAGTCAACAGTAGCTCCTTGTCTTCAGTGAAGACTACATACTCCGGTCAAACCAACGTCTCATCAGTCAAACCTGCTCCTCTCCCACCTAACCTGGATGACCTGAAG GTGTCAGAGCTCAGACAGCAGCTGCGTATCCGGGGCATGCCAGTCTCAGGAACCAAGATGGCCCTCATCGAGAGACTCTGCCCCTTCAAGGACCACACCTCAAGCCCCTCCCATTCAGGCTCCAATGACATCACCACGATCACCTTCCCTGTCACCCCCACGGGGTCCCTGTCCTCCTACcagtccccctcttcctccagcaCCCTCTCCCAGGGCGGGTATTATCCCTACCCCAGCACTTCCTCCACCCCACCCATATCCCCCGCTTCCTCAGACCTCTCCCTCAGCGGCTCACTCCCAGACAGCTTCAGCGGCATGCCCATGTCCTCCTCGCCACTGTTTTGCATCCAGCCGTCCCCAGGCCAGCTCAGCGCTGAGGAAGGCCAGGGGGGAGGGGGTTTGAGCGGGGTAGGACTGCAGGGAGGGGAGGTTGAAGGAATGGAACGGGAGAAGGATAAGATTTTGGTGGAAAAACAGAAAGTGATTGAGGAGCTGACGTGGAAATTGCACCAGGAACAGAGACAG GTGGAGGAGCTCAAGATGCAGCTGCACAAGAGGAAGCGTTGCCATGGCGCCACACAGGAGGGTGTCCTGGCTCCATCCCAGCCCCACCACCTTCCCCTCCAGCACTTCTTTGGGGTGACAGTCAAGCAGGAGCCCATGTCCCTCTCCTCCAGctgccccttctcctcccccaagCACCTAAAGAGTCCTCCAGGAAGCTGCATGGAGGAGATGGGCCATTTCGGTGCCTCCCTGCCCAGTATGGGGGACCCTGATGGGCCACGATGCCTGGACCAGACCCCCTCCTCTGGAAGTCCCTCAGGCATGTGTGCCTTCCTGAGTCCCCAGTGCTCTCCTGAAGACTCGCCCATTACCAAGAAGTCCAACAGCCCCCAGCCTTCCTCCCCCAACAACCCCTACCTGCTGTCAATGCCGCTGGGCAGAGACAGGTGCAGCCAGCCCCTCAACCAGGCCAGCACCAGGCCCTGCAACATGCAG ATTCACCAGAAGAATGAAGGCCAGGCTGTAAACTGCTCCTATCCCTCTGACCAGAGAGGGCTTCAGTCAGCGCTCCCCAACTCAGCCGACAACAGTCTGAACCACATGGTCAACCTTCAGTCCAAGAACCCAAATATGCAGCAG ATACCTATATTGCCCTGTCCCCAGCACGTTGGCCAAAAGTGCCCGGTCTCGTCCCCCGCCTTCTGTAGCTCAGATTCAGCTGCATCTGACTCTAGGCAGCCCCCTTGCTATGAGGATGCAGTCAAGCAG caacTGACCAGAAGTCAGCAGATGGATGAGCTTCTGGATGTGCTCATAGAGAGTGGAG TGTCCCCTGGAACCACCGACCTTGCCGACCCAAAGTTCCACCGAAGACACTATGAACACCTGTCCCCCTCCCAGCTCAATTACGACCACACAGCCAATCACATTGCAGACAGCCACCTGGAGACCCTGCTGGGAAGCCCTCTAGGCCGAGGGGGTGAGGTCGCACTTCTCAAGATGGTCATAGAGGAAtcagggcagggagaggagggggatattGGACTAGAGGGCTACCCCGGCCCGAACCACCACCACCAGGACAAACTGCTCTCCAACAGGGGCCTGATGGAAACCCCAACACCTCTATCTCCCATCCACTCCAAAGTGACGTCTGTGGCCGAGGTGCAGGGGATGGTCGGCATGACGTTTAGCGAGTCGCCGTGGGAGACGATGGAATGGCTGGACCTGACGCCCCCGAGCTTGGCTACGGGATTCAGCTCTGTCCCTCCCACCGGGTCAAGCATCTTCAACACAGAGTTCCTGGACGTTACAGACATCAACCTGAATACAGCCATGGACCTTCATCTAGAGCACTGGTGA